The proteins below come from a single Danio aesculapii chromosome 25, fDanAes4.1, whole genome shotgun sequence genomic window:
- the LOC130219024 gene encoding interleukin-17 receptor A, whose product MFSSLPPSLQNLQSVAISVFPLHLIKLPPMDCSQKFLKTESKVCSIKSNISLTLSGNCSDEGLVVQVSEAPGSPVVTANISAKEVEGGLFVPIIDLRWIQLSDSCIYSLKGTEVRVVEMATNHSVCVRYVFSKTLSSTKDPRGDMWTFSLDRIVVIPDFTYQVFVTNLPKTDLRNTMTVTNITVPERIWATKVKWSVKKYKNDILVMTIEFEPGEFSDQYKVSICSPDLHPETSQDVIKDNGTLMMVKFTLEAWKIKHCNLELVIHPLSVESMKNCLDYRENVDICRFLPDTPVVFISLLTLGLLIVILATVCCCVALLQKRDSNKETPSSDTSTCSKNKLEMNPVQQEHTKLIIIYSLDHPLYKEIVLKLCAFLRAKCGTDVTLDLLDSTWLSTIGRIQWLDMQRERISKSSDKVLILCSPGVHAKWKSMCGKHQVRLKEDERSPMGDMLTPALSLIIPDFVHASSFNKYIVAYFDDVCSEGDVPAPFNVLVKYKLMKHFEELYFRILDMEKHEPGRIKCIEGIRENDYFSCPSGRALRDAIEEFQNYQVKNPNWFEMELLDSDDDNEEESIMELMCPTDVKCNPYQLIEEYKPHMFVNVIQIDEDVFKNSSIAETAVILSEHSSVSTTGVHSSGPGLSSLTTVDVKGLPATKPVAQHALCLQAL is encoded by the exons ATGTTCAGTTCTCTTCCACCGTCACTTCAAAACCTTCAGTCTGTCGCTATATC AGTCTTCCCTCTTCATCTCATTAAGCTGCCTCCAATGGACTGCTCTCAGAAG TTTTTGAAGACAGAATCTAAAGTATgttcaatcaaatcaaatatttCTTTGACACTTTCAGGTAACTGTTCAGATGAGGGTTTGGTGGTCCAAGTGTCTGAAGCTCCAGGCTCTCCTGTTGTTACTGCTAATATAAGTGCCAAGGAAGTTGAGGGTGGACTGTTTGTGCCAATTATAGATCTCAGATGGATCCAATTGTCTGATA GTTGTATTTACTCCCTCAAAGGGACTGAAGTCCGTGTGGTGGAAATGGCAACAAATCACAGTGTTTGTGTTCGGTATGTTTTTAGTAAGACATTATCATCAACAAAAGACCCGAGGGGTGATATG tgGACTTTTTCTTTGGACAGGATTGTGGTGATTCCCGACTTTACATATCAGGTTTTTGTAACCAATTTACCAAAAACTGATTTAAGAAACACTATGACAGTAACCAACATAACAGTTCCAG AGAGAATTTGGGCTACGAAGGTAAAATGGTCAGTGAAAAAATATAAGAATGATATCTTGGTAATGACCATAGAATTTGAACCAGGAGAGTTTTCTGACCAATACAAAGTGTCCATCTGCAGTCCTGACCTTCACCCGGAAACATCTCAGGACGTCATAAAG GATAATGGGACATTAATGATGGTTAAATTCACTCTGGAAGCTTGGAAGATAAAGCACTGCAATTTGGAACTGGTG ATTCACCCACTGTCAGTTGAAAGCATGAAGAACTGTCTGGATTACAGAGAGAACGTTGATATCTGTCGCT TTCTTCCAGATACGCctgttgtttttattagtttgctgACCCTTGGGCTGTTGATAGTCATACTGGCAACAGTTTGTTGCTGTGTTGCATTGTTGCAGAAAAGGGATTCAAACAAAG AAACGCCATCCTCAGACACCTCCACCTGTTCGAAGAATAAACTGGAGATGAATCCTGTTCAACAAGAGCATACGAAGCTCATCATCATCTACTCTCTGGATCATCCCCTGTACAAAGAGATCGTCTTGAAGTTATGTGCCTTCCTCAGGGCTAAATGTGGCACAGACGTCACCCTGGATCTTCTCGACTCCACCTGGCTCAGCACAATCGGCAGAATTCAATGGCTGGATATGCAAAGGGAACGAATCTCCAAGTCCTCCGATAAAGTCCTGATCCTGTGCTCTCCGGGAGTGCATGCGAAGTGGAAGTCAATGTGCGGTAAACACCAAGTAAGACTAAAAGAGGACGAACGTTCACCAATGGGAGATATGCTCACTCCAGCTTTGAGCCTCATTATACCGGATTTTGTTCACGCTTCATCTTTCAACAAATACATTGTGGCTTATTTTGATGACGTTTGCAGCGAGGGTGATGTTCCAGCACCTTTTAATGTTCTGGTGAAGTACAAGCTCATGAAGCACTTTGAGGAACTTTACTTCCGGATCCTAGACATGGAAAAACACGAGCCAGGGCGGATTAAATGTATTGAAGGCATCAGGGAGAATGATTACTTCAGCTGTCCATCAGGACGAGCCCTTCGGGATGCAATTGAAGAGTTTCAAAACTACCAGGTGAAGAATCCAAACTGGTTTGAAATGGAGCTTCTGGACtctgatgatgataatgaagagGAAAGTATCATGGAATTGATGTGTCCTACTGATGTTAAATGTAATCCATATCAGCTGATTGAAGAGTATAAACCTCATATGTTTGTCAACGTGATTCAGATTGATGAAGACGTTTTTAAAAATTCTTCCATTGCAGAGACGGCCGTAATATTGAGTGAGCATTCTTCAGTTTCCACTACAGGTGTTCATTCCAGTGGTCCAGGATTGAGTAGCTTGACGACTGTTGATGTGAAGGGTTTACCAGCAACTAAACCTGTGGCACAGCATGCTTTATGCTTACAGGCTCTGTAA
- the tnni4b.1 gene encoding troponin I, slow skeletal muscle, whose amino-acid sequence MTFIASQKKSKYTATRRLLLKTKLMKKATSMLAAEREQNKRERDDALTERVSPLKLSGMSAQELQELCKELHRKIDVVDEARYDLEIKVAKNEIEIQTLTQKIWEMKGTKQRTKLKRVKKSHDAMLGALTESKMSSKADFKANLKTVKKEEEKKEEVTDWRKNVEAMSGMEGRKKLFDAGQ is encoded by the exons ATGACTTTTATTGCTTCCCAGAAAAAATCCAAGTATACTGCCACAAGGCGGCTGCTCTTAAAA ACCAAATTAATGAAGAAGGCCACGTCTATGCTGGCAGCTGAAAGAGAACAGAATAAAAGAGAAAGAGATGATGCTCTAACCGAGAGGGTTTCTCCTCTTAAACTGTCTGGCATGTCTGCGCAGGAGCTCCAG GAACTTTGCAAAGAGCTTCACCGCAAGATTGATGTCGTTGACGAGGCTCGATATGATCTTGAAATAAAAGTGGCTAAAAATGAAATCGAG ATTCAGACTTTGACCCAGAAGATTTGGGAAATGAAGGGTACAAAGCAACGAACCAAACTGAAGAGGGTCAAGAAGTCACACGACGCCATGCTTGGTGCGCTGACTGAATCCAAAATGTCATCCAAGGCCGATTTCAAAGCCAATCTGAAGACAgtaaagaaagaagaagaaaag AAAGAAGAGGTGACCGACTGGCGTAAGAATGTGGAGGCCATGTCTGGAATGGAGGGCAGAAAGAAGCTGTTTGATGCTggacaataa